Sequence from the SAR202 cluster bacterium genome:
AGATGGAGGCGGACTGCTCGTTATAGGTACGGGAGATGATGGCTTCGATGCCGAAGCGTTCGTTGTCGCGGAGGAGGGCGGTGAGGCGGTAATAGTCCTCGGGGGTGTTGAGATCGAACATACTGTCGCCGTCGGTGTTATTCATGTCGACGATGCGGAAGGTGAAGCCTTTGATGAGCTTGGGGAGCATGAGGCCGGCGCAGTACATAGGGTCGGCGAAGCCGAGGAACATGGGGAGGTTGTAGGCGCCGGGGCCGCACTTGTCGGCGGCCAGCATCATAAAGGACTCGGCGGGACGCACTTTGTTGGTCTTGACTGGATCGTGGTTGAACTCCAGCTCCGCGACGGCGGGGCCGGCGCCCCGGACGTTGCCGGAGGGGGCGTCGACCAGGAGGTCCTGTCCCGCGCCATAAAGGCCGTGTTTGGATGCGATGGCGGTGGCCTTGATGAAGGAGTTCCAGGCAAACTGGTGAATATCAGTGTTGTCCACGCCCCGAGTATGGGACATAAGGATGGCGATATCGTCGCCGGTATGAGATACAAAGGCGTCTATGAGCAGACCCTTCTGGATAACGGCGCGGACTTCTTCCTTTACCGACTCGATCATCTTGGCCGAGGGCCTGGTGTGGCCGCCGATGGAGCCAACGTCCGCTTTGAGAATGGATAGAGTGAGCTTCAACTAGGTCCTCCTTCGGTTCTTTGGATTAGGCGCATTGCTCCAGGATGGTTCCTAGGCTAGGCACGGTCACTGTACCAAAGGACTGATATCACTGTCAACGTTTATAGTAGTACATTTTTGTGGTAAATGTTAAAAAGCAAGAGCTTGGTTACGAAATCCTTTATACTAGTCCAAATATACTATGATTAATCGTCTTATATGCCCCATTGGGACACGTATTCTCCAAACACGTTCCTGAAAACGCCTGTAATTTCACCAAGAGTGGCGTAAGATTTCACAGCTTCCAGGATAGGAGGCATAAGATTTTTGCCTCCGCGAGCCGCTTGTTCAAGGTATTTCAGCCTCTGAGTCACGTCTCGCTTATCGCGGCGGCGGCGCAGATCGTTGAGGCGCTGGACCTGGTGTTGCTGGCCTTCCATGTCCACGCGCAGCAGCGGGATTTCGATACCATCCTCGGTGACGTAGGCATTGGCGCCCACGGTTATCAGTTCGCCGCGGTCGTACTCACGCTGGTAGCCGTAGGCCGCGGTAGCGATTTCATGTTGGATGAAGCCCGACTCCAGAGCGGGGATAACGCCGCCGATGTCCTCGATGCGCTTGAAATAATCGTAGGCGACCTGCTCAACTTGCCGTGTCAGGGTTTCCAGGTGGTAGCTGCCGCCCAGGGGGTCGACGATGCCGGCGACGCCGGTCTCTTCGGCGATGATTTGCTGGGTGCGTAGGGCTAGAAGGACGGCTTTTTCGGAAGGCAGCGCCCAGGCCTCGTCCATGGAGTTGGTGTGGAGGGACTGGCATCCGCCAAGGACGGCGGCCAAGGCCTGGAGGGATACCCGCACCACATTGTTCTCGGGCTGCTGGGCTGTGAGGGTACAGCCTGCCGTCTGCGCATGGAAGCGCATCCACCAGGAGCGCTCGTTCTTGGCCTTATATTTATCACGCAATTCCTGCGCCCATATTTTTCGGGCTGCGCGGAACTTGGCGATCTCCTCGAAGAAGTCGTTGTGGACGTTGAAGAAGAAGCTGAGGCGTGGCGCAAAGTCATCGATGGCGAGGCCGCGCTCCAGGCACCAGTCCACATACTCGAAACCGTCGGCCAGGGTAAAGGCCAGCTCCTGGACGGCGGTGGAGCCGGCCTCGCGGATGTGGTAGCCGCTGATGCTGATGGGGTTCCATTTTGGCATGTGGCGGCTGGCAAATTCGATGGTGTCCACCACCAGCCGCATGGAGGGCTTAGGCGGGAAGAGGTACTCATTCTGGGCGGCGTACTCTTTGAGGATATCGTTCTGGATGGTGCCGCCTAGCTGCTCCATAGGGATGCCGCGCTTTTCGGCGGCGGCGATGTACATGGCCCAAATGACGGCGGCGGGGCCGTTGATGGTCATCGATGTGGTGATCTGGTTGAGGGGAATGCCGTCGAAAAGCACCTCCATATCGGCCAGGGAGGAGATGGCGACGCCGCACCTTCCGAACTCGCCGGCTGCCTTGGGGTCGTCGGTGTCGTAGCCGTAGAGGGTAGGCATGTCAAAGGCGACGCTGAGGCCGGTCTGGCCGCCTTCGAGAAGGTACTTGAATCGAGCGTTGGTCTCCTCGGCGGTGCCGAAGCCGGCGAACATGCGCATAGTCCAGAGTCGCCCTCGATAGCCGGTAGCATGGACGCCGCGAGTGTAGGGAAACTCGCCGGGGAAGCCTATGTCCTTTAGATAGTCCAGGTCTTTGAGGTGGACGGGAGTGTAGGCGCGGTCTAAGGGGATGCCAGCCAGGGTCTTGAAGGAGGGTTTGCGTTCAGACGAGGAGGCATTGCGCTCTTGCCACTGGGCTTCCTGCCGGGCCAGACGCTTTAGCTCGTCAGAAGAATACAAGGGCTAAATCTCCTGTGCCTCCCCGATTCGCATGGGGGTCTCGGGATTGATGGAGATATAGGTGCTCGACTGAGTTCGAGTTTAACAATGGCTGTGCGGTGCGTCAATTTAATAGTGTCACATCTTGCTGGATTGTAGGTGGCGATTGGGAGCGCCAACTCCGCTGCGGGAAGCTTGATGCAGATTACATTCCTTGTCATAAGCGGAATACCTTCATCCCCTTTGTCCCCTTCTTCCAGCAGGAAGAAGGGGAAAGAAAAAAGAGCACCTCATCACCCTCTAACTCCCTCTTCTCCTTTGCAATAGGAGAAGAGGGAGAACCAGAAGAGACCACAGAGGATGCGGCCGGTACCCAGTTGAATTCTGCACCTGGCTATATAGACACACTGTCACGCTTTGCTTGTATCAGCATCAGGTCTGGCGCGAGGTTCGAGGGCGGTTACGCGGCGCTCCAACTGGGAGCGGGGCATCATAGTGCGGCGCTGGCAGCCAAGGCATTCCAGGCCGATGTCTCCACTGAGGCGGTACACGAGCCACTTGTCGCTGCCGCAGGGGTGGCGCTTCTTGAGGGTGAGGACGTCGTCCAGATGGAGGTCTAAGGCCAACCTTTGCCTTCCGAAGCGAGGATGGCGTTGATGGAGTCTCGAGTTTCCTGGGCCTTGCGGCGGGCGGCCCCGGCGAAGTCGGGGCCTTTGGAAGCGTAGAGGATGCCGCGGGAGGAGTTGATTACGGCGCGCCGTCCGCTCTTGTCCACGCCGGCGAGGACAGCGGTCTTGAGGTCGCCGGCCTGAGCGCCGACGCCGGGGATAAGGAAGGGCATGTCCGGGGCGAGGGCGCGAAGCTGGGCCAGCTCGCGAGGGTAGGTGGCGCCGACAACGAGGCCGATGTTGCCGTTTTTGTTCCACGTTTGCGCTTGCCGAGCCATGTGTTGGTAGAGAGGCTTGTCGGAAGGGGCGAGGTCCTGGAAGTCGTGAGCGCCAGGGTTAGAGGAGCGGCACCAGATAAAGACTCCACGGTCGGCGTAGGAGAAGAAGGGGGCCAGGGAGTCGCCGCCGCCCCAGGCGTTGACGGTGACGGCGTCGAAGCCCCATACCTCAAACAGAGCTTTGGCGTAGGCGGCGCTGGAGGAGTCGATGTCGCCGCGCTTGCCGTCGCCGATGAGGAGGGCGTGGGGAGCGGCGCGGCGAGCGTGGTCGACGGTGCGCTGGAGGGCTTCCAGGCCTTTGAGGCCCAGGGCCTCGTAGAAGGCGAGGTTAGGTTTATAGGCGCAGACGAGGTCCGCGGTGGCGTCGATGATGGCGCGGTTGAAGTCGAAGACATTGGCCACGGGCATGCGGGGGGGGTCGGGATCGAGGCCGACGCAGAGGAGACTCTTAGAGGAAGCGCAGGCGGCGTCTAGCTTTTGGAGGAAGGTGGTCACGGCGGGATTTAGTATAGCAGTCTGGACTTAGCACTTACGTGTGCTTCATGATGACCTGTGTCCTCTTATTATAGGATTCGTTTTGGGTGAGTCAATTTGCGATTTTTTCCTAAAACTAATCGAATATTTAGGCACGTGCCAGGAGTGGAGTCGTTTTCGTCGTTTTTCAAAGTACCAGGTTGAATTACTTGGGAGAGGATAGGAGGCGGATGTAGGTTGCTTCTCCAAAAAGGGATCTGTTTTGTACCTAAAGTGTCAAAAAACAACCAAAACAACCTCCTAGCAGTCAATCTATTTTGATGAATGTCCGGGGTTAACATCTTTTTTATTTGACAAACGAATCGCAAACGAATAAATGGTGGACCCCTTTTGTTTCATGTAAAAAAAGTTTTGCGAAAACAATTCAGATTTTCAGGCACGAGCCAGGCACAGAACTGTTTCGGAAGATAATTCGGAACAATTCGATGGCTGGCCCAGGGTAAAGGATTGTAGGGTAGAGCGAGGCGGAGTTATGGGTTAGAGGTAGAGGTATTAAGTATAGGCGTAGTGTAAGGGATGGGAGATGCTTAAGACAATAAGAAGTTGTCACAGCGGTAGGAGGGAAGAAGGGGCGAGGTGACCTCGCCCGTACATCAGCACCAAGTGTTGGCTAGTACAGGTGACACGCCGCCCAGTGGCCGGGGCGGAGTTCGCGGAGGGGTGGGTCGGTGACATCGCAGGTGCCGCCGATGAATTTGGGGCAGCGGGGGTGGAAGCGGCAGCCGGCGGGGATACGCGACGGGTTGTGAGGCTCGCCGGCGATGATGGGCCTGGGCTTGAGGCGGTTGGCGGGGTTGGGAGTGGGCACGGCGGCGATGAGGGCCTGGGTGTATGGGTGCAAAGGATGGTGGATGACATTCTCTTTGGGGCCGAGTTCCACAACTCGTCCAAGATAGAGGACGGCGATACGGTGGGAGAAGTGGTGGGCGGTGGCGATGTCGTGGGTGATGTAGAGGAAGGTGAGACCACAGCTCTCCTGGAGGCCGCGAAGCAGTGACAGGAGGCCGGCGCGGCTGGAGGCGTCGACCATGGACACAGGCTCGTCGGCGACAATGAAGTCAGGGTCTAACACCAGGGCGCGGGCGACGGAGACGCGCTGGCGCTGGCCGCCGGACATCATGTGGGGGAACTTTTCGGAGAACTCGTGGGGCGGCGTCAGCCCGACTTGCGACAGGGCGTCAAGCATTTTCTGGCGGCGCTGGTCGGCGTCACCGATTTTATGAACGACCAGAGGTTCCTGGATGATCTGCGAAACGTTCATGTAGGGGTCGAGGCTGGAGAAGGGGTCTTGGAAGATGCCCTGAATGCGGCGTCGCAGGGCGCGAAGGCTGCCGTCGGCCATAGAAGACACGTCCATGCCGTCGAAGACGACGCTGCCGGAGGTGGGCCTAAGGAGGCCCAGGCAGACGCGGCCCAGGGTAGTCTTGCCGCTGCCGGACTCGCCGACGACGGCCAGGGTCTCGCCCTTGCCCAGGGACAGGTTGACGCCGTCGAGGGCGCGCACGGGGGTGGTCTTGAGGAGGCCGGTGCGGGCCTGGAAGACCATGCCGACGTTTTGAATATCGACGAGGGCGTTCATGACTTTTTATCGACGAGCCAGCACCTGGATTGGTGGTCTGAAGCGACGGCCAGAAGGCCGGGCGCCTCCATTATGCACCGGTCGAAGCGCAGGGGGCATCGGGGGTGGAAGCGGCAGCCAGCGGGGGGCGCGGTCATATCGGGGGGCGCGCCGGGGATGAAGTCGGGGAGGGACTCCTGGTCGAGGCGAGGGATGCTGGCGAGGAGTTTTTGGGTGTAGGGATGATTGGGCCTCGATAGCATCTGCTCGACAGGCCCTATCTCGACAATCTGGCCGGCGTACATGACAGCCACAGAATCGCAGAGGTCGCTGGCGAGGGCGATGTCGTGGGTGATGAAGATGTAAGAGAGGCCGCTTTTTCGCTTGAGGTCTTTGAGCAAGTTCATGATCTGGGCCTGGACACTGGTGTCGAGGGCGGAGGTAGGCTCGTCCAGGATGGCGAGGGCGGGGTTCAGGGAAAGGGCCATAACGATGAGGGCGCGCTGCTTCATGCCACCGCTGAGCTCGTGGGGGTATCGCTGGTAGGTCTCGGCGGGGAGGCCGACGAGGTTGAGGAGGCGCAGGGCTTCATCGCGGGCGGTGTCTTTGCTCATGTCGCCGTTCAGAAGCAGAGGCTCGGCGACCTGCTGGCCGACGCGGGCGACGGGGTTAAAGGAGTCCATGGCGCCCTGAAAGACCATGGCGATTTTCTTCCACCGCACCTGGCGGCGGAAGGCGTCGTCGCTGAGGGATAGGGAGTCTACGCCGTCCAGAAGCACCTGGCCGTCGAATCGGGCGACGTTGCGGGGCAGGACGCGCATGAGGGCGAGGCCGAGGCTGCTTTTGCCTGCGCCGGACTCGCCGACGAGGCCGAGGGCTTGGCCGCGCTCCATGGAAAAGCTGACGCCGTCGACGGCCTGGACAACGCCGGAGGCGGAGCGGTAGTGGAGGAGGAGGTCTTTTACCTGGAGGAGGGGAGTGGTCATGGGGAAGGTATCCGGAGGGGAGAGGAGACCAGAAAGAAGGGCGAGGCGACCTCGCCCCTACATTGTAGGGGAAGCGTGGGAGACGGATGGTGAGAGCGCGGCTTTAGAGTTAACAGATGCTTCGGCTTCGGGCCGAGTACGGCCCTTCGTTCAGAGTGACAAGACATTGGTGCGATCACTGGCCGGTCCTTAGTCGTGGGCTGACGATGGGTTCCAGAGCCATGGTCAGCAGCACGAAGCAGAGGGCGGTGACGGCTATGAGGATACCCGGAGGCAGCACCCACCACCAGTAGCCGACAAAGACAGCGCCGGTGCGGAAGCCGCTTTCGAGTATCTGGCCCCAGGTGGGGATGGAGGGGTCGCCGAGGCCGAGGAAGCTGAGGCCGGCTTCGGCCAGAATGGCGGCGGGAGTGAAGAAGATGACCTGGGCCAGGAGGAAGGGGGCGATCTGAAAGATGACGTGCCGGAACATTATCCGCCACTGGGACGCGCCCAGGGCCTGAGTGGCTTCGACGAGCTGGCCGGAGCGGATTTGCAGCACCATGGAACGGGTGGTGATGGTAAGGCCGGGCCAGCCGAAGAGGGCCAGGATTAGCACCACCAGCCAGAGTTTAGCGCCGAGGACGAAGATAAGGAAGATGAGGATGGGCAGGAGGGGGATGTTGGTGAAGACGTCGGCGGTGCGCTGGATGATGATGTCCGTCTTGCCGCCCCGATAGCCGCTGATGATGCCGAGGGCGGCGCCGATGGCCGAGGATATGAGCGCCGTGCTGATGCCGATGGTGAGGGCGACGGGGAAGCCGAAGAGGAGGCCGGTGAAGAGATCCCGGCCCGTGGCGTCGGTGCCCATGAGGCCATAGACGGTGCCGCCTCGCACAAACTTGACCGAGTCCACGAAGTTGGCCCTGTCGCGGGCGTCACGCATTTGAAGGTCAACGATGGCAGTGTAGCCGCCTCGCAGGGGCTGGAAGCCGCCGCCGGGCTGGGGCGTGCCGAAGAGGACGCTTTCGACGCTGCCTTGAAGCTGGGAGGGCTGGGCCTGGAGGCTGAACTCTTGGAACAAGAAATCAGCAAGGTTGACCTGGACTGAGTCATTGCCGGAGAGGAAGACGCGGTAGGGGGTGTCATCGAAGCGAGTCTGAGGGGTGACGCCGTCGCCCTGGGGGCCGCGGACCACCTCCTGGAGGACGGTGACGAGGCGGCCGTCGGGGCGTCGAAGGCGGAGAGTGACGACGGGGGGCGTCGAGTAGTAGCTGACGCCGGAGAGGGAGATGGAGGTGAAAGAGGGGATGGCGCCGGAGGACGCGTCGAAGCTGAAGTTATATCGGAGGAGGGGGCCGGTGTCGCGGGGGTCGACGGCGGAGGGGGAGCCAGCGGAGTGGATGTGGTGGACGATGTGGTCTTTGCCGGTGAAGAACCGCCACCAAGAGGGCGGGACGCTCTGGGGGTTGTCGGCCCAGTAGGCGGGGTTGTTCCACTTGGTCTTGCCGAAGTCCAGGGGGTATACGGCCACCACCACCAGGGATATGACGACCATGCTGAGGAACAGCGCGACGCCGATGCGGCCCGAGTTGCTGGACAGCATGAGCTTGAGGGTGCCCTGGCGTCGCAGGAAGCTAAGCATAGCGGACTCGAGGGTCGAGGATTACATAAAGGACTTCGAGGACAAATCGGGCGGCCACGTACATGAGGGTGAAGACGAAGGTCAGGGCGACGATGACGGTCTCGTCGGCGCTCTGGATGGCGTCGAAGTAGAGGCGGCCCATGCCCGGCCAGTTGAAGACGGTCTCGGTGAGGATGGCGCCGCCCAGGGAGCCGGTGAGGCCGAGGATGAGGCTGGTGACGATGGGCGGCGCGGCGGCGCGGAGGATGTATCGCCGCATGACCTGGCCTTCCGACAGGCCTTTGGCCCGGGCGACGGTGACGAAGAACTCCTGGCTGGTGTTGAGCACCATGGTGCGGACGGCATAAATCCAGCCGCCGAGGGAGACGACGGTGAGGGTGAGGATGGGCAGCAGGGCGTGATATAGGAGGTCGCCGAAGCGGGCGAGGCCGCCTTCGGGCGGGGGCGTGCCGTAGAGGCCGCCTTCGGGGAAGACGTCGAGATGAAAAGCGAAGATGAGGATGAAGAGGATGCCGGCCCACCAGGCGGGGAGGGCGAAGGAGACGGCGGAGAGGTAGGAGACGGCCTTGTCCCAGCCGGTGCCGGCGCGGGTGGCCAGCTTGACCCCGACCCACAGGCCGATGACCGAGGTGATGACCGAGGCGGTGGTGACGAGAAGTATGGTGCGAGGCAGGCGTTCCATGATAAGGCTGCTGACCTTGGAGGAGCCGTCGGAAGTGCGGAGGGTACGGGCCTGGCCCAGGTCCAGGGTGACGACGCGCCGCGTGACGTTGGGGAGGTTCTGGTACCAGGGCTTGTCGAGGCCGTAGAAGCGGACCAGCTCGTCGCGGCGGGCCTGAAGGGCGTTTTCGAGCTGGAGGGGGTCGCGGATGGTGCGTGCCAGGACCTCGCGCTCGCCGCGAAGCTGCTCGCTCATGGTGGCGGTGAGGATGCGCTCGGAGAAGCCGGTGGCGCCCAGGGTGATGATGACGAGGAGAAGCACGACCACCAGGACGCCCAGGAGGGTGAGGCCGCGTATAGCGAGGGTTCTACCTAGCGACATAGATCCCGTGTCGTGCAAGTAACTGACCCAAAAATGCGGGCAGCATGATTACTTATACTACGAATTAGGATTTTCTGTAAGGACATCGGAGGTGTCCAGTCTCATTGAGGGAATAAATAGAGCCTGCGCAGCAGAAAGTTCATACTGCGCAGGCTATTGTGATCGAACCAATGTTAGGCGGGAGTGCCGGGCCGTCGCGCCATACGCATGAGGAAGAAGCCGCCGACGCCCAGCAACGCTACCAAGGCCACCGCTACCACGGCGATGAGGATTATGCCGGAGCCGCCGCCGTCATCGTCGGTGGCGGGGGGCTGGCCGTCGATGGGGAAGTCCTGGCTGCTAGCGGCGCCGGGGCGCTCCGCCACCTCCAGGTTCACGCGGCGCTCGGCCAGGGCGGAGACCTGGTCGCTGAAGGCGGTGATGTATAGCTGGTAGAGGCCCAGAGAGAGTTTGTTGGTGTCATCCTTGGAGAGGCTGATGCGGTACGCGCCGTCGCCGGTGCGCTGGGCGTCGCCGGAGGCCGCCAGCTTGTTGGCGACGGGGTCGAAGAGGCGATACTTGACGCCGAGGGCGCCCGGGCCTTGAGCCTGGATGTCGATGGCGCCGTCGAAGCCTTTGCCGAGGACGGGGGCGCGGACGCTGCTAATGGCGACGGCGGGGGGCGCGCCGAAGTGCCAGTCGCCGGGCTTGAAGGGGTAGGAGCTATCGCGGTAGGCCTGGAGCTCGGCAAACTGGGCGGGGGCATCGAAGCGCGTCAGCATATAGGAACCGTTGCTGATAACAGCCAGGTTGCGCTGGGCGATCCATTCGGAGGAGGCGGTATAGCGCTTCACGGCGTCGTCACGGCTGACGAGGGTGGTGCTGCCGACTTTGAAGACATTTTCGGGGACCTTGCCGGCGGTCTGGAACTCGCGCAGGGTGTTGCGAACCTCGCGGGCGTGGCGGTCCAGGATAAGGCTGAGCCAGTCGACGCCGAAGCGGGAGGCGGCGGTATCGCTGTAGGCCAGGCGGCGCTTGGTGAACACCAGCTCGTCCATGGCGGCCAGCATCTCCCAGGGGGTGGTGAGACCGGAGGGCGTGGCGTATTCGGCGATGTAGTCGGGAGCGAAGTGCCAGTAGTCGACGTAGACTTCCAGACGGCTGCTGTCCACGATTCGGTAGCCCTTGATGGTCTCCAGGTAGGGCTTGCTGGTGGTGGCCTGGGCGAATTCGATGTTGGCCTTGTTGGGGTTGTAGGCGATATCGAAGCCCTGGTAGATGGAGTAGATAACGTCCGCCATGGTGATGGGCTGGCCGTTGTGCCACTTGGCGTTGAAGTACTTGGAGAAGTCGAAGGTGACCTTGCTGGTGGCCTGGGCGCCGGAGGCGACGTTTTTGAAGGCGTTGGAAGGCACGTCCCACAGGACGGCTTCGCCGGGGATGGCGAGCTTGCCGCTGGGGCCGGAGGTTTCCACTTTATAGCTAACGCGGAAGGGTATGGGGAGGCCGGTGAAGGGGTGGCGGGCCATGGGCGGGTCGAAGATGTTGCGCCAGATATCGACGCTATAGACGTCGCCGAAGCCGCCCTCGGGGTTCCAGGTGGTGCGCTCCGTCCACACCCACTGGTTGCCGATGGTAACGCTGTCCTTGCCCTCAATGTAGGCCTCGCGCAGGGTCCAGAGAGCCTTGGGGCCGGAGGCGATGTCCTGGGTGACGCCGTGGACCTTGTCGGTGGCGGGGAAGGTGTTGGAGACGGTGGCGACCCAGAGGCGGATGGACTCGTCCAGGCTGAGGCGCGTCATCTCCTGGTATAGACGGGTGCGCTCGTTGACGTCGGCGAACTGGCCTCGATAGATGCGCTGTCCGATTTCGTCCAGCTTCTGGTTGGCGTACTGCCAGTAACCGACCTCCTGCCAGCCGGGCATGTTGCCCAGCCAGGGGGCGGACATCTGGTTGATGGTGACGTAGTCGTAACGCTCAGCGGCGCCGCGGCCCCAGCCTTCGGTATAGATATGCCACTGGAACTGCTGGGGGTCGGTGCTGTAGACGTTGAGGACGGCGGGGG
This genomic interval carries:
- a CDS encoding fructose 1,6-bisphosphatase, producing MKLTLSILKADVGSIGGHTRPSAKMIESVKEEVRAVIQKGLLIDAFVSHTGDDIAILMSHTRGVDNTDIHQFAWNSFIKATAIASKHGLYGAGQDLLVDAPSGNVRGAGPAVAELEFNHDPVKTNKVRPAESFMMLAADKCGPGAYNLPMFLGFADPMYCAGLMLPKLIKGFTFRIVDMNNTDGDSMFDLNTPEDYYRLTALLRDNERFGIEAIISRTYNEQSASISTQRLHNIAGSYTGKDDPVAIVRNQGVFPAPEELLSAYAKAHFVGGDARGSHVMPLMPVAINTPVTGLYCLPLVSCVGFSVDAAGRFSESYVDFFDNPAWDEVRIRAQQKAFAMRDQGWSGAAMLPYQELEYSGFRDTVEGLVSRFAFRNGNGKSPAGGARSEARAS
- a CDS encoding methylmalonyl-CoA mutase, producing the protein MYSSDELKRLARQEAQWQERNASSSERKPSFKTLAGIPLDRAYTPVHLKDLDYLKDIGFPGEFPYTRGVHATGYRGRLWTMRMFAGFGTAEETNARFKYLLEGGQTGLSVAFDMPTLYGYDTDDPKAAGEFGRCGVAISSLADMEVLFDGIPLNQITTSMTINGPAAVIWAMYIAAAEKRGIPMEQLGGTIQNDILKEYAAQNEYLFPPKPSMRLVVDTIEFASRHMPKWNPISISGYHIREAGSTAVQELAFTLADGFEYVDWCLERGLAIDDFAPRLSFFFNVHNDFFEEIAKFRAARKIWAQELRDKYKAKNERSWWMRFHAQTAGCTLTAQQPENNVVRVSLQALAAVLGGCQSLHTNSMDEAWALPSEKAVLLALRTQQIIAEETGVAGIVDPLGGSYHLETLTRQVEQVAYDYFKRIEDIGGVIPALESGFIQHEIATAAYGYQREYDRGELITVGANAYVTEDGIEIPLLRVDMEGQQHQVQRLNDLRRRRDKRDVTQRLKYLEQAARGGKNLMPPILEAVKSYATLGEITGVFRNVFGEYVSQWGI
- a CDS encoding DUF951 domain-containing protein → MALDLHLDDVLTLKKRHPCGSDKWLVYRLSGDIGLECLGCQRRTMMPRSQLERRVTALEPRARPDADTSKA
- the pyrF gene encoding orotidine-5'-phosphate decarboxylase, with protein sequence MTTFLQKLDAACASSKSLLCVGLDPDPPRMPVANVFDFNRAIIDATADLVCAYKPNLAFYEALGLKGLEALQRTVDHARRAAPHALLIGDGKRGDIDSSSAAYAKALFEVWGFDAVTVNAWGGGDSLAPFFSYADRGVFIWCRSSNPGAHDFQDLAPSDKPLYQHMARQAQTWNKNGNIGLVVGATYPRELAQLRALAPDMPFLIPGVGAQAGDLKTAVLAGVDKSGRRAVINSSRGILYASKGPDFAGAARRKAQETRDSINAILASEGKGWP
- a CDS encoding ABC transporter ATP-binding protein; its protein translation is MNALVDIQNVGMVFQARTGLLKTTPVRALDGVNLSLGKGETLAVVGESGSGKTTLGRVCLGLLRPTSGSVVFDGMDVSSMADGSLRALRRRIQGIFQDPFSSLDPYMNVSQIIQEPLVVHKIGDADQRRQKMLDALSQVGLTPPHEFSEKFPHMMSGGQRQRVSVARALVLDPDFIVADEPVSMVDASSRAGLLSLLRGLQESCGLTFLYITHDIATAHHFSHRIAVLYLGRVVELGPKENVIHHPLHPYTQALIAAVPTPNPANRLKPRPIIAGEPHNPSRIPAGCRFHPRCPKFIGGTCDVTDPPLRELRPGHWAACHLY
- a CDS encoding ABC transporter ATP-binding protein produces the protein MTTPLLQVKDLLLHYRSASGVVQAVDGVSFSMERGQALGLVGESGAGKSSLGLALMRVLPRNVARFDGQVLLDGVDSLSLSDDAFRRQVRWKKIAMVFQGAMDSFNPVARVGQQVAEPLLLNGDMSKDTARDEALRLLNLVGLPAETYQRYPHELSGGMKQRALIVMALSLNPALAILDEPTSALDTSVQAQIMNLLKDLKRKSGLSYIFITHDIALASDLCDSVAVMYAGQIVEIGPVEQMLSRPNHPYTQKLLASIPRLDQESLPDFIPGAPPDMTAPPAGCRFHPRCPLRFDRCIMEAPGLLAVASDHQSRCWLVDKKS
- a CDS encoding ABC transporter permease subunit, whose amino-acid sequence is MLSFLRRQGTLKLMLSSNSGRIGVALFLSMVVISLVVVAVYPLDFGKTKWNNPAYWADNPQSVPPSWWRFFTGKDHIVHHIHSAGSPSAVDPRDTGPLLRYNFSFDASSGAIPSFTSISLSGVSYYSTPPVVTLRLRRPDGRLVTVLQEVVRGPQGDGVTPQTRFDDTPYRVFLSGNDSVQVNLADFLFQEFSLQAQPSQLQGSVESVLFGTPQPGGGFQPLRGGYTAIVDLQMRDARDRANFVDSVKFVRGGTVYGLMGTDATGRDLFTGLLFGFPVALTIGISTALISSAIGAALGIISGYRGGKTDIIIQRTADVFTNIPLLPILIFLIFVLGAKLWLVVLILALFGWPGLTITTRSMVLQIRSGQLVEATQALGASQWRIMFRHVIFQIAPFLLAQVIFFTPAAILAEAGLSFLGLGDPSIPTWGQILESGFRTGAVFVGYWWWVLPPGILIAVTALCFVLLTMALEPIVSPRLRTGQ
- a CDS encoding ABC transporter permease — its product is MSLGRTLAIRGLTLLGVLVVVLLLVIITLGATGFSERILTATMSEQLRGEREVLARTIRDPLQLENALQARRDELVRFYGLDKPWYQNLPNVTRRVVTLDLGQARTLRTSDGSSKVSSLIMERLPRTILLVTTASVITSVIGLWVGVKLATRAGTGWDKAVSYLSAVSFALPAWWAGILFILIFAFHLDVFPEGGLYGTPPPEGGLARFGDLLYHALLPILTLTVVSLGGWIYAVRTMVLNTSQEFFVTVARAKGLSEGQVMRRYILRAAAPPIVTSLILGLTGSLGGAILTETVFNWPGMGRLYFDAIQSADETVIVALTFVFTLMYVAARFVLEVLYVILDPRVRYA